The Littorina saxatilis isolate snail1 linkage group LG15, US_GU_Lsax_2.0, whole genome shotgun sequence genome contains a region encoding:
- the LOC138948770 gene encoding kelch-like protein 5, which produces MKKQSAGGFLVQEEMTTPTSDVTDDRSVSSNDDSSSYCVSAGGDLPMEQRLYVINRAGTGEASYLQVSPDRQHIVSYRLRTEVWRPIVDLTNFGIAVIDNHLYIIGGFDRRHARHHNRVVRFDPSEGTWSTCASMKIARAKFGVCTSGKKIYVCGGEKSDGRVTGSCEVYDPESDEWSKAGMLPQPRANLVCAAHRKELYCAGGYNGNTSHKNLWMYEQYRWGEVDEHYPHVLPACMDRCAVTVHDNTIYFIGGVVAKQKDKEEKPKFITERRAFSYATCISAVGRTDNTSRASDLISPWNFKISPMNYARHSAGAVALGNKIYVVGGTSLETGQQVRIAERLDTRTGLWEEDFNFRKGDVSNVACTLLAVPKIPVSERKMAYRLKWVMW; this is translated from the exons ATGAAGAAACAATCCGCAGGAGGGTTTCTGGTACAAGAAGAAATGACGACACCCACCAGTGACGTCACAGACGACAGAAGCGTCAGCTCCAATGACGACAGCAGTTCGTATTGTGTGTCGGCGGGAGGTGATTTACCGATGGAACAGCGCCTCTATGTTATCAACAGAGCGGGCACAG gtGAAGCTTCGTATCTGCAAGTGTCCCCCGACCGTCAGCATATAGTGTCGTACCGTCTGAGgacagaggtatggcgacctaTCGTGGATCTGACCAACTTCGGTATTGCTGTCATCGACAACCACCTGTACATCATTGGAGGCTTCGATCGCCGTCATGCTAGGCACCACAATAGGGTGGTAAG GTTTGACCCATCGGAGGGCACATGGTCAACGTGTGCATCTATGAAAATTGCACGTGCCAAGTTTGGTGTCTGCACTTCGGGGAAAAAGATCTACGTCTGCG GTGGTGAGAAAAGTGACGGACGAGTGACAGGTAGCTGTGAGGTGTACGACCCAGAATCCGACGAGTGGAGCAAGGCGGGTATGCTACCCCAACCACGGGCAAACCTAGTCTGTGCCGCTCACCGGAAGGAGCTCTACTGCGCAGGCGGCTATAACGGAAACACGTCACACAAAAATCTATG GATGTACGAACAGTACAGGTGGGGAGAGGTAGACGAACACTACCCCCATGTCTTACCTGCATGTATGGACAGGTGTGCTGTCACGGTGCATGACAACACTATATACTTTATAGGAG GGGTGGTAGCCAAACAAAAGGACAAGGAGGAGAAGCCCAAGTTCATCACGGAGAGGAGAGCCTTCTCCTACGCCACCTGTATCTCCGCCGTGGGTCGCACCGACAACACCTCCAGGGCGTCCGACCTCATCTCACCGTGGAACTTCAAAATCTCACCCATGAACTACGCCAGGCATAGCGCTGGGGCTGTGGCTTTAG gtAATAAGATATACGTGGTGGGAGGAACATCCTTGGAAACTGGACAGCAAGTCAGAATAGCGGAACGTCTCGACACGCGCACTGGACTATGGGAAGAGGATTTCAACTTCAGAAAAG GAGACGTATCCAACGTGGCATGCACGCTGCTCGCAGTTCCAAAAATCCCTGTCAGTGAACGTAAAATGGCGTATCGACTGAAGTGGGTTATGTGGTGA
- the LOC138948771 gene encoding glutamine synthetase 2 cytoplasmic-like: MGEWRWNKELHSRYVHELPVRKVLVEYIYVDDDDVSVHSKCRTFDEVPQSAEDCPMWRIAVHYPVENRFLKPVALYSDPFRRGSHKLLLCDVYNDDWTPSKRNFRKQCDDTMTSPEVKKVAPWFGLEQEYTICDKTGYPIGWPPSSHPQPVDPYHHEANGTNKTFGRDLYESHLFACLYAGINISGGNAEAFPGQWEFQVGPSEGTRASDDLWTARYILYRMSEEFGLVVTLAPKPLPALNIGACGGHVNISTKPMREDRGIKHIEAAIKRLEKTHLPFLGICDPSGGLDNVQRLKGWFCTAPYQQFCWGIEDRNATIRIPRLVADDGKGYLEDRRPASNFDPYLVTGALVRIIVLGETIVLNPYLSAGGKGNGKEVVDKVADSLQQMCSFN; the protein is encoded by the exons ATGGGGGAGTGGCGGTGGAACAAAGAGCTTCACAGCCGTTACGTGCACGAGCTGCCTGTGCGCAAAGTGCTCGTGGAATACATTTACGTAGACGACGATGACGTCAGCGTACACAGCAAGTGTCGAACTTTCGACGAGGTGCCCCAAAGTGCTGAAG ATTGTCCGATGTGGCGAATAGCCGTCCACTACCCTGTAGAAAACCGGTTCCTGAAACCCGTTGCCCTCTACAGTGATCCCTTCAGACGTGGATCTCACAAACTGCTATTGTGTGACGTGTACAACGATGATTGGACACCTTCGA AACGCAACTTCCGGAAGCAGTGTGACGACACGATGACGTCACCGGAAGTGAAGAAAGTGGCGCCATGGTTTGGTCTGGAACAAGAATATACCATCTGTGATAAAACAGGCTACCCTATTGGGTGGCCACCCAGCTCTCATCCTCAACCTGTTG ACCCGTACCATCATGAGGCCAACGGTACGAACAAGACGTTTGGCCGTGACCTGTACGAGTCGCATCTCTTCGCCTGTCTCTATGCCGGGATCAACATCTCTGGGGGCAACGCTGAAGCCTTCCCGGGACAG TGGGAATTCCAAGTAGGTCCGAGCGAAGGGACACGGGCGTCAGATGACCTGTGGACAGCTCGCTACATTCTGTACCGGATGTCCGAGGAGTTCGGCCTGGTGGTCACTCTCGCCCCCAAACCATTGCCAGCACTCAACATCGGGGCCTGTGGCGGGCACGTCAACATCAGCACCAAGCCTATGAGGGAAGATAGGGGGATAAA ACACATCGAGGCGGCCATCAAGAGGCTGGAGAAGACCCACCTGCCCTTTCTCGGCATCTGTGACCCCAGCGGCGGCCTGGACAACGTGCAGCGCCTCAAGGGGTGGTTCTGCACCGCGCCCTACCAGCAGTTCTGCTGGGGCATCGAGGATCGTAACGCCACCATCCGCATTCCGCGCCTCGTGGCAGACGACGGCAAAGGCTATCTGGAAGATCGACGACCGGCCTCGAACTTTGACCCTTACCTTGTGACTGGCGCCCTCGTGCGGATTATCGTGCTAGGGGAGACGATTGTCCTGAACCCGTACTTAAGTGCAGGGGGGAAGGGGAATGGAAAGGAGGTGGTGGATAAAGTGGCTGACTCCCTGCAGCAGATGTGTTCTTTCAACTGA